The following nucleotide sequence is from Aneurinibacillus soli.
GGGAAGTGGCGGAGATGGTTGGAAAGGAACATGGTCACTTATTGCGTGATATTAAAAATTACATGGAAGTATTAGGTAAATCCAATTTTGGATTGGCTGATTTTTTCATCGAGGATACGTACACTGACGGTCAAGGAAAGCCAAGGCCGTGTTATCTTATCACCCGCAAAGGCTGCGACATGGTAGCGAACAAGATGACGGGGGAGAAGGGGGTTCTTTTCACGGCGGCCTATGTTACTCGGTTTGAGGAGATGGAGAAAAAGTTATACCAAGTACACGTACCCCAAACGCTACCAGAAGCGTTACGCGCATATGCTGATGAAGTGGAGCGGCGTGAACTGGCAGAGAATAAGCTCGCCATCGCTGAACCGAAAGCGGAGAAGCACGACAAATTTATCAATGCTAGCAGCTTGCAGGGAATCAAGGAAGTTGGCAAGGTACTGGGCATTGGACAAAAGAAGTTCTTCGAGTTTCTGCGCCAGGTTAAGATTCTGGATGGAAAGAACTTGCCGATGCAGGATTATCTGAACCGTGGATGGTTCGAGGTAAAGGAAGCAACTATTGGACATGGAGAAGATGATGCAGCGTTTAATGTGGTAGTTACAAAAGTAACACCGATCGGATTATCAGCGCTGAGTGACGTAGTGGAGAAATACGGCGGCGCTGATACGCTGAATGATCTGAAAGTAAAAGAAGTAGCTGGATACGTGAGAGCAAAGCAAATGTAGAAGTAAACGGCAGGAGACAAGCCGGAGGAGATGGATAACTCAGACTGGACGTTTAGTTCGGTCTTTTTTTGTTTCATCAAAACAAAGGAATAAATTGGACCGATACGAAAAAATACGATTACCTTATAATGTACGGTGTATCCATGTAACAAGAGAAAATGAGATTGTTTTAAATAAAAATAGAATCGTTTTACGATCCTGTACAAATATAACCAATAGATATACATGCAGTACATACATGATTTTCAAATCATGCCAAAAAGTTGTGATGTTCTTTAAAAAAATCGTGATATGCCTCGTATAGAGTATGTGAATGGAAATAGTACAATCCGAAAACCGCATACGATGTATCGAGGTGAAGCCTATGCAAATCTTGCAAGAGGAGTTCGGTGAACAAAGCATCTACGAATGGCTGGCTTATCGCTTAAAACAAATGCACAGAGAAGTGTACGGGGATGAAGATATCACAATTGTTTGGACCAAAGAATAGTTTGTTTTACTTTAGCCATCCGATGAGATGGCTTTCTTTTTCAAAACCTGGAGGATAAATCAATCATGAAAAATATTCCGGTTGCTATCTATGCACGTGTCTCAACAGGAAAAGTTGAGCAAAGTGAATCGACAGAGCATCAGATTAGTCAGTTGACGGCTCATTTGAAAAGTATGGGAGAAGAGTATTACACAGAGCCTGCATTACATTATGTAGATGAAGCGCTTAGTGGATATTATACAAAAATGGAAGAACGCCCCGCCTTTAAACGAATGATGGAAGATGCGAAAGAGGGGAAGTTTAAAGTGCTTTTACTGCGGGAGATATCTCGGGTAGGGCGCGACGACGAAGAGAATTTACGATTTGTGAATCGTTTTGCATCGTTAAGTATTCGAATTAAATCATTGCATGACGGTTTCGATTCCAGCGTACCTGGATCTGAACTTGGATTTAAAGTTAAAAATATGATTGCGCAGATTGAATCAGAGCGTATTAGCGCTCGTGTAAGTGCGGGAATGCGTGAAAAGTCAAAAAAAGGTGTTTGGGTAAGTTCTATGGTCCCTATTGGATATGTACGGGATAAGGAGACTAAGAAGCTAATTATAGATGAAGCGTATGCGCCAATTATACGAGATATTTTTCATTGGTATGTAATTGAAAAGCGCGGTACGCCAACCATTTGTGAGTTGCTTAACCAGCGGGGAGATCGAACCAAGAATGGGAAGCTTTTTGTTCGTTCTCATATTCGGCAAATCATTCAAAATCCTGTCTATATTGGGTGCGTTGTGTACGGTAGCAAACGTGCAAAGTTAAATCGTGAGTATGATGAAAAGGGGAACCTTATCCGTAAAAACCAAAAATTTGTCAAAACGAATGATCCAATTGTTGTAGAAGATGCACATTCATCTATCATTGATAAAAGTATTTTTTATAAGGCACAAGAAATTATGAAAACGCGAGGTAGTATCATTGACCGAACTACGCCACGACGAGCTACATATCCTCTTATTGGAATCGTGAAATGCGGAAAATGTGGAATAGGGATGGTAACGTCAAAAGCACTTAAATCAAAAAAAAGTGATGTGTACCTGCGTTATTACCGATGCGGTAATTACCACAAAGGGGGAAAGGCAGCCTGTACAGGTGTTGCTATTCGTGCTGATAAATTAGAGAATGAGCTTTTTACTCGGTTATTCCATCATCTGTCTGCCCTTGATATGCAACATATGAAATCGCAAGGTAAGGCAGAAATAAGAACTCTGGAATCCAAAGTAAAGAGAATGGAGACGGATAAAAAGAAACTGGAAAAAAAGCAGACCGATATAGCGCTACGTGCTGATTTATTTGCTGGGGAAGTATTCGAAAATACAATGTTGGCCCTTAAAAGGCAAATCGAAAATTTAGACCAACGAATACTTGCTGTTCGTGGTCAACTAAATGAAATGTGCAGCAAGGGCGAAAACACATTGTTATTATCTCAGTTGTTGGAACGTATGAAGCAAGCAAGTTTAGATGACTTGCAGGCGCTTCGAGCCATTTTTGATGAGTTGATCGAAAAAGTCGTTGTAGCAGACTCGCAAACCATCGCATTAGTGAACTATAAGTATAGATTTGAATAAAAAATTTTTCAGTTATGCACATAAGGGAAAAACATTGCTTCTTACCGGCTATGTCAAAGAAATGAACAAAGCGCAGTTGATGATGACGGTATTCGTGCCTACCGTGCGGGACTCAGCAGCAGCTGCCGCCGTACGCAGCGGTCATTTCCGTGTTCCGCTGGATGTCGCAGAATGCATAAGCGATATGCAGTTGAAACGGGAAGATTTTGATACGCTTGTCGATATGGCACTCGATAGTAAGGATCGGAACTGGTTTGAAGAGCTGGCAGATAGACGGAAACAGGTGTAGCGGCTAATGAGCCGCTGCACTTTTATTTTGCCTCCCGAGTGAACAATCGCTCGAGCTGGGAGGTATAGGTGACAAATGCCGCGTGAGACAGCATGCCGAGCTGGTAGTAGCGGCATAACTCTTCGAATTCGGGACTGTGGCACATGCGCTGCCATGACAGGCGCGGGATATGTCCCCGGACAAGTCGGGCAAGCTGACGCTGTAAAAGCGGGAGTGGGGTGCTCGTATGAGGGAAGGAATCGTGCAGCATGGGAAAACCTCCGTAGCTATGTCAGATGCTCTCCAGTTTGTCCGATTTGTTGATTGTTCATACGATTTGGTATAGTAAAGAGGAAGATGCCCGCAAAGCGGGAAAGCAGCTTACGGGCTTAAGTGGGGCAAAAAACAGCTATTTTGCTTTGAAATGAACGACTGCGGTGTACAGCGGGCGACCTGTTTCCGGATGGAACGCGATCTGATGGGTAACAGAATACACGTGCAGCAGAAGCACCTTGTTATTTTCAATTTGTTCCTCGATTTTTCGCTCAAGCGTGCGCAGGTTACTGGCTTCAAAAAATTCGACTTTATCTTCAATACGTTCAAGAGTAAGCTTCATATGGACGAGACTCCTTCTGTCTACAAAATTTTCTTTTCGTTCATTATAAAAAACATGAAACTTTTGTACAACCTGCCCGTATGGAATAGTATAACTCATCAAGAATAGTAGAGAGGGGACATACGAATACATGAAGAAAGTAATAGCAATGATGCTGGCTGTTGCAGTAATGTTTGGAGCAGGCGGCTTTGTGGCGGTTGATCATGCTGATGCGAAAGGGTACAAATCAGGCAAAAGTTCATTCCAGCCGAGCAAGAGCTCGACGCCTCAGACACCGGCTTACTCCAATCAATCGCAGTTTAAGAATTCTACTAATACGAGCACACCAACGAAAAATACTGCTCCGGCAGCAACACCGAGCAAGGGTGGCTTTATGAAAGGTCTCATCGCGGGTGGTCTGGCAGGACTGCTTCTTGGTGGCCTGATCGGAAACATGGGCACACTCGGTTCTATTCTTGGTCTACTTGTGAATGTTCTGGCGATTGTGCTGATCATCGGTATTGTACGTAAGCTATATACGGCATACAAAGAACGTAAACGCGAGAAGGAAGCGAATGCATGGAGACCATAACCCTGTACGAGCAAGATTTAGTTAATGCGCTCTGCTTGCTAGAAGCAGAAAAAAAGCAAAAAGATCCATCCTCGTTTGAAGTGGAATTAATGTGGGATGAGGAATATGGATTTTCGGCGGAAGTGACAGAAGACGACCGTAGCCGTATCTTAATTGAGGCCAATCTGATTGAAGCGGTACGTTTTTGGCTCCGTTATCAGCATGGACGTGACCCGTTTTCGGCCCGTCTGGAACTGAAACTTGAAGAAGAGCGCGGCATTGTGGCCTATGCCACATATGGTGCGTAAATGAAGAAGAGGCTGTCTCTCTAGTCATTTGACTTTGAGACAGCCTCTTTCTGTTTTCATACCAGGTCTCGATAGCTAAGCCTGTGCTTGCGTCTGCGTATCGCGCCCGGCGTATACACGGTACAAGATGAACGCTACAACTGTCAGCAGTGCACCAGCCATATACGGCAGGCCAATCTGAATGGAGTATAAGGCGCCACCAATGGGCGGGCCGGCAATACGGCCTAATGAATCTACAGATGACAGTAGACCGGACGCACTACCTTGGCCGACTGTTGTCCGTTTCGTAACAAGTGCAGATACGCTCGGACGAATGACACCGTTACCGAGTGCGAAGATTGTCAAATACAGCGCTGCCGTTGCAAAGCTATGCGTAAGCAAAATAAGGGCGAAGCCAATCGCGGATACGATAAGCCCCATCTGAATGACGGTACCTTCTCCGTATTTCTTCGTTAGTCTGCCAATGAGTCCGCCCTGTACAAGTGCCCCGGCGAAGCCCATAATCATAAAAATGTAGCCCAGATGTTTCGAATCAATACCCGCCTGCTTCGCTGCGAAATACGCAAACGTTGTTTCCAAACCTGCCATCGAAAATGTGATAAAAAACTGCAACACATACAGCATCGTAACCGGACCACTAAACGCTTTCCAAACTGATTCTTTTTTGGCGGCCTGATCGGTGCGTTTCTCTGGTGGAAGCGACTCTTTGAGGAAAACTCCTACAA
It contains:
- a CDS encoding Rha family transcriptional regulator, translated to MDKLQIINRDGQLLVDSREVAEMVGKEHGHLLRDIKNYMEVLGKSNFGLADFFIEDTYTDGQGKPRPCYLITRKGCDMVANKMTGEKGVLFTAAYVTRFEEMEKKLYQVHVPQTLPEALRAYADEVERRELAENKLAIAEPKAEKHDKFINASSLQGIKEVGKVLGIGQKKFFEFLRQVKILDGKNLPMQDYLNRGWFEVKEATIGHGEDDAAFNVVVTKVTPIGLSALSDVVEKYGGADTLNDLKVKEVAGYVRAKQM
- a CDS encoding recombinase family protein, with translation MKNIPVAIYARVSTGKVEQSESTEHQISQLTAHLKSMGEEYYTEPALHYVDEALSGYYTKMEERPAFKRMMEDAKEGKFKVLLLREISRVGRDDEENLRFVNRFASLSIRIKSLHDGFDSSVPGSELGFKVKNMIAQIESERISARVSAGMREKSKKGVWVSSMVPIGYVRDKETKKLIIDEAYAPIIRDIFHWYVIEKRGTPTICELLNQRGDRTKNGKLFVRSHIRQIIQNPVYIGCVVYGSKRAKLNREYDEKGNLIRKNQKFVKTNDPIVVEDAHSSIIDKSIFYKAQEIMKTRGSIIDRTTPRRATYPLIGIVKCGKCGIGMVTSKALKSKKSDVYLRYYRCGNYHKGGKAACTGVAIRADKLENELFTRLFHHLSALDMQHMKSQGKAEIRTLESKVKRMETDKKKLEKKQTDIALRADLFAGEVFENTMLALKRQIENLDQRILAVRGQLNEMCSKGENTLLLSQLLERMKQASLDDLQALRAIFDELIEKVVVADSQTIALVNYKYRFE
- a CDS encoding YrzA family protein, whose product is MKLTLERIEDKVEFFEASNLRTLERKIEEQIENNKVLLLHVYSVTHQIAFHPETGRPLYTAVVHFKAK
- a CDS encoding YxcD family protein, which codes for METITLYEQDLVNALCLLEAEKKQKDPSSFEVELMWDEEYGFSAEVTEDDRSRILIEANLIEAVRFWLRYQHGRDPFSARLELKLEEERGIVAYATYGA
- a CDS encoding MFS transporter yields the protein MENKKALPILFAVMFLVMVGFGIIIPVLPFYAEKLGATPGQLGWLMAVYSIMQFLFAPMWGRLSDRIGRKPVMLVGIAGLSLSFFLFAFSSQLWMLFAARILAGTLSSANMPTVTAYVADVTTPENRSKGMGVVGAAVGLGFIFGPAIGGIFSSYSLSMPFLIAGCVSAATILFVGVFLKESLPPEKRTDQAAKKESVWKAFSGPVTMLYVLQFFITFSMAGLETTFAYFAAKQAGIDSKHLGYIFMIMGFAGALVQGGLIGRLTKKYGEGTVIQMGLIVSAIGFALILLTHSFATAALYLTIFALGNGVIRPSVSALVTKRTTVGQGSASGLLSSVDSLGRIAGPPIGGALYSIQIGLPYMAGALLTVVAFILYRVYAGRDTQTQAQA